A portion of the Nitrospira sp. genome contains these proteins:
- the nuoF gene encoding NADH-quinone oxidoreductase subunit NuoF produces MANHELILLKNMMQPGYTGSLADYERAGGYQALRKTLGKIAPVDVTAIVMKSGLRGRGGAGFPTGVKWGFLPKDHQGPRYLCCNADESEPGTFKDRQLMERDPHQLLEGIVLAGYAIGAEATYIYIRGEMVLGATILERAIEEARSAGYVGKNILGTGVTVEIVVHRGAGAYICGEETALLESLEGKRGLPRVKPPFPATHGLYNKPTVVNNVETLANLPHILSRGAEWFASIGSPPKSTGTRIFCVSGHVKRPGNYEVPMGVTFRELIYEQAGGMRGDKPIKAFIPGGASAPFLTPAHLDVKLDFESVAAAGSMLGSGGVTVMEEGTSMVWAALRLMEFFYHESCGKCTPCREGSSWLVQTMRRIVAKQGRAQDLETLTDLCKNIAGRTVCAFGDAEVAPIMSTLKHWRQEYVALIHEAEAANLIKSIPVGATR; encoded by the coding sequence ATGGCGAACCACGAACTGATTCTTCTGAAAAACATGATGCAACCCGGCTATACCGGCTCGCTTGCCGACTACGAGCGGGCGGGCGGCTATCAGGCGCTCAGAAAGACGCTCGGCAAGATCGCCCCGGTCGACGTCACGGCCATCGTCATGAAATCCGGGCTCCGGGGCCGCGGCGGAGCCGGCTTTCCGACCGGCGTGAAATGGGGTTTTCTTCCCAAGGATCACCAGGGTCCGCGGTATCTGTGCTGCAACGCCGACGAGAGCGAGCCGGGCACGTTCAAAGATCGGCAGCTCATGGAGCGGGATCCCCACCAGCTCCTGGAAGGCATCGTCCTGGCCGGCTACGCCATCGGGGCCGAAGCCACCTACATTTATATCCGGGGCGAGATGGTGCTGGGCGCCACAATCCTGGAGCGGGCGATCGAGGAAGCCCGATCGGCCGGCTATGTCGGCAAGAATATCCTCGGCACAGGCGTCACCGTCGAGATCGTCGTCCACCGCGGAGCCGGGGCCTACATTTGCGGTGAAGAGACCGCGCTTCTCGAATCCCTGGAAGGCAAACGCGGCCTGCCGCGCGTCAAGCCTCCGTTTCCCGCCACGCACGGTCTATACAACAAGCCGACCGTCGTCAACAATGTGGAGACACTGGCGAACCTCCCGCACATTCTCAGTCGCGGCGCCGAATGGTTCGCGTCGATCGGCTCCCCGCCCAAGAGCACGGGCACGAGGATCTTCTGCGTCAGCGGACATGTGAAGCGGCCGGGCAATTACGAAGTGCCCATGGGCGTGACGTTTCGCGAGTTGATCTACGAACAGGCCGGCGGGATGCGGGGAGACAAACCCATCAAAGCCTTTATACCGGGCGGCGCGTCGGCGCCGTTTTTGACCCCGGCCCATCTCGACGTAAAACTCGACTTTGAATCGGTGGCGGCGGCCGGCTCCATGCTGGGCTCCGGCGGCGTCACGGTGATGGAAGAAGGGACCAGCATGGTCTGGGCCGCGCTCCGGCTTATGGAATTTTTCTACCACGAGTCCTGCGGCAAGTGCACGCCCTGCCGTGAAGGCAGCTCCTGGCTGGTCCAGACCATGCGCCGCATTGTAGCCAAACAGGGCCGGGCGCAGGATCTTGAAACGTTGACGGATCTGTGCAAGAACATCGCCGGCCGCACGGTCTGCGCCTTCGGCGACGCCGAGGTCGCGCCCATCATGAGCACATTGAAACATTGGCGCCAAGAGTATGTGGCGCTGATTCACGAGGCGGAAGCGGCGAATCTCATCAAATCGATCCCGGTGGGAGCAACGCGCTAG
- the nuoE gene encoding NADH-quinone oxidoreductase subunit NuoE: protein MLMKKYKSEIESILSRYPVKRSALIPLLYLAQRDEGYLTEAAMTEIAGLLRLTPPQVYETATFYTMLNLKKVGTHHIQVCKSLMCALVGSDTVIGWIKAKLGIGPGETTADGLFTLSAVECLAACGTGPMMQINDAYYERLTEEKVDRILADLRTTGSSALKSGPFMWPEPPPAKQGV from the coding sequence ATGTTGATGAAGAAATACAAGTCTGAGATCGAAAGCATCCTGAGCCGCTATCCGGTAAAACGGTCGGCGCTGATTCCACTGCTCTATCTGGCACAGCGGGATGAAGGCTACCTGACGGAAGCGGCAATGACCGAAATCGCCGGCCTCCTTCGGTTGACGCCGCCGCAGGTCTACGAGACCGCCACCTTCTATACCATGTTGAATCTCAAGAAGGTGGGGACGCACCACATTCAAGTCTGCAAGTCGCTAATGTGCGCGCTGGTCGGCTCGGACACCGTGATCGGCTGGATCAAGGCGAAGCTGGGTATCGGGCCCGGCGAGACCACGGCCGACGGTCTGTTCACCCTGTCCGCGGTGGAATGCCTGGCGGCCTGCGGGACCGGCCCGATGATGCAGATCAACGACGCCTATTACGAACGGTTGACCGAGGAGAAGGTGGATCGGATTCTGGCCGATCTTCGCACGACCGGGTCGAGCGCGCTGAAGAGCGGGCCGTTCATGTGGCCGGAACCGCCGCCCGCGAAGCAGGGGGTGTGA
- the nuoH gene encoding NADH-quinone oxidoreductase subunit NuoH — MTELSVRLAVSLAQIAAVMGVVMLTVMILTLAERKVLGWMQDRMGPMEVGPYGVLQPIADGLKLFFKEDIVPAGANKFMFTLAPILAMVPALIGFAVIPFGPGQTFEFFGISVKPFVISDINIGILYILAFTSIGAYGIILGGWASNSKYSLLGGLRSAAQVISYELNVGLAIVGVLILAGSLSLVKIAEAQSGGFWHWYVFAFPAPQIFAFVVYVISAVAETNRVPFDLPEAESELVAGFFTEYSGMRFAFFFIAEYANMVLVSCIAAVMFLGGWNAPYPGTILAQVGLPQVAWAENIAWFTVKTYAFLFLFFWLRATLPRLRYDQLMKFGWKVMLPIALANIVVTSIAVYFFRG; from the coding sequence GTGACCGAACTCAGCGTGCGTCTCGCCGTGTCGCTTGCTCAGATCGCCGCCGTCATGGGCGTCGTCATGTTGACGGTGATGATCCTGACGTTGGCCGAACGAAAGGTGCTCGGCTGGATGCAGGATCGCATGGGCCCGATGGAAGTCGGTCCCTACGGCGTCCTACAGCCGATCGCCGACGGACTGAAGCTCTTCTTCAAGGAAGACATCGTGCCGGCCGGGGCCAACAAATTCATGTTCACCCTGGCTCCCATTCTCGCGATGGTCCCCGCGCTGATCGGCTTTGCCGTGATTCCGTTCGGACCCGGCCAGACGTTCGAGTTCTTCGGAATCTCGGTCAAACCCTTCGTCATCAGCGACATCAACATCGGCATTCTGTACATCCTGGCGTTCACCTCCATCGGCGCGTACGGCATCATCCTGGGAGGGTGGGCCTCGAACAGCAAGTATTCCCTGTTGGGCGGCTTGCGCTCCGCCGCCCAGGTCATCAGCTACGAACTCAACGTCGGGCTGGCCATTGTGGGCGTGCTGATCCTGGCCGGTTCCCTGAGCCTGGTCAAGATTGCCGAGGCCCAGAGCGGTGGGTTCTGGCACTGGTACGTATTCGCGTTTCCGGCGCCGCAGATCTTCGCATTCGTGGTCTACGTGATCTCGGCGGTCGCCGAAACCAACCGCGTGCCGTTCGACCTGCCCGAAGCCGAAAGCGAGCTCGTGGCGGGATTCTTCACGGAGTACAGCGGCATGCGGTTCGCGTTCTTCTTCATCGCCGAATACGCCAACATGGTGCTCGTGTCCTGCATCGCGGCCGTGATGTTTTTGGGCGGCTGGAACGCGCCCTACCCAGGAACGATCCTGGCGCAGGTCGGACTGCCGCAGGTCGCCTGGGCGGAAAACATCGCCTGGTTCACCGTCAAGACCTATGCATTTTTGTTTCTGTTCTTCTGGCTGCGCGCCACCCTGCCGCGGCTGCGC
- the nuoG gene encoding NADH-quinone oxidoreductase subunit NuoG, whose protein sequence is MADASSETVRLTIDGISVTVPKGTLVIEAARRVGVMIPHFCYHPKLKPDANCRMCLVEVEKMPKLQTSCSTVASDGMTVRTATTVVHDAHKSVLEFILANHPLDCPVCDQGGKCDLQDFSHEYTATASRFAETKRIFQKEYFSPLIETQMNRCVQCLRCVRYCDEVMDVKALAPVGRGTMTEIKSFAAHPLDCEFCGGCVQICPVGAITSRLSMYEYRPWMLKRADTVCAYCGDGCQITVQTKGNQLVEVNSAQGAGRNNGDLCARGFFGFHAAAHPERLTKPLIRQNGVLIEATWEAALQLTAQRLLDIKAQSGPHAVGGLISGRLTNEELYLFQKLLRLAVGTNNVDSSARYGHLNAVRAMQRVQGTHRWTLAFEDIVRADVILLIGTNLTDANPITGLKVKEAVKKHQAELVTIESMQPAIDTISNIANLSRHHLCMGPEQFPAAVLGLLKAAVEGNHIDAALRAQAPDYVTALSQHLGQLAWTEVAARTGASQQQFVEIVTALARGRRVVVLAGQGLLRSPGGYHASLNLLDLLLLLGKAAAPGCGFAPLAEENNDQGAVEMGAVAEWLPGALDVSDETARKRIAQVWKGTPPDQPGATLIEMIEQAGAGRLKAMLIVGENPVASLPAHLGVKDKLAKLDFLLCQELFLTETASLAHVVLPAASAFEKAGTFTNSEGHAQAVRPAIEPVGESRPDWDIFSALSILLGTPWEYADAKDLLKEIRSIVPGYGPLGPTPVSAKVDQQALGRYLAGGFRRDLAHRYTLPLPTSRPAGMLTLGLVQSLFHSGKLSIRSKGLVQVEAAGMLRLNPEDAAQLTVSAGDRVTLSNERGSCTTTVKLLDRVPRGFAWFPDHFAQDMTQLCEITIDKETKVPSFRAALVSVVKVE, encoded by the coding sequence ATGGCTGACGCTTCTTCAGAAACGGTCCGCTTGACCATCGACGGCATCTCCGTCACGGTCCCGAAGGGCACCCTCGTCATCGAGGCGGCGCGCCGGGTCGGCGTCATGATTCCGCATTTCTGCTATCACCCCAAGCTGAAGCCGGATGCCAACTGCCGAATGTGTCTGGTGGAAGTCGAGAAGATGCCCAAGTTGCAGACGTCGTGCAGCACCGTGGCGAGCGACGGCATGACCGTCCGCACGGCGACCACGGTCGTCCACGATGCGCACAAGTCCGTGCTTGAGTTCATCCTCGCCAATCATCCGCTGGACTGCCCGGTGTGCGACCAGGGCGGCAAGTGCGACCTCCAGGACTTTTCGCACGAGTACACGGCAACGGCCAGCCGGTTCGCCGAGACCAAGCGCATTTTCCAGAAGGAGTATTTCAGCCCGCTGATCGAGACCCAGATGAACCGCTGCGTGCAATGCCTGCGCTGCGTCCGCTATTGCGACGAAGTGATGGACGTCAAGGCCCTAGCCCCCGTGGGTCGCGGCACCATGACCGAGATCAAGTCCTTCGCCGCACATCCGCTCGATTGCGAGTTCTGCGGCGGCTGCGTCCAGATCTGTCCGGTCGGGGCGATCACCAGCCGGTTGTCGATGTACGAGTACCGGCCCTGGATGCTCAAGCGCGCCGATACGGTCTGCGCGTACTGCGGGGACGGCTGCCAGATCACCGTGCAAACGAAAGGCAACCAGCTCGTCGAAGTCAATTCGGCTCAGGGCGCCGGCCGTAACAACGGGGACCTCTGCGCCAGGGGATTTTTCGGGTTCCACGCGGCGGCCCATCCGGAACGGCTCACCAAGCCGTTGATCAGGCAGAACGGGGTACTGATCGAAGCCACGTGGGAGGCGGCGCTGCAGTTGACGGCCCAACGGCTGCTGGACATCAAGGCCCAGTCCGGTCCCCATGCAGTGGGCGGGCTGATCTCCGGCCGTCTGACCAACGAGGAACTGTATCTGTTCCAAAAACTCTTGCGCCTCGCCGTCGGCACGAACAACGTGGACAGCAGCGCCCGTTACGGCCACCTCAATGCCGTCAGGGCGATGCAGCGCGTCCAGGGCACGCACCGCTGGACGCTCGCTTTCGAGGACATCGTGCGCGCCGATGTCATATTATTGATCGGCACGAATCTCACCGACGCAAATCCGATCACGGGCCTCAAGGTGAAGGAAGCGGTGAAAAAGCACCAGGCCGAGCTGGTGACGATCGAGTCCATGCAGCCGGCGATCGATACGATCAGCAATATCGCCAACCTGTCGCGCCACCATCTCTGCATGGGACCGGAACAGTTTCCGGCCGCCGTCCTCGGCCTCCTCAAGGCCGCGGTGGAGGGCAATCACATCGACGCCGCTCTGCGCGCGCAAGCGCCGGACTACGTCACAGCCCTGTCCCAACACCTGGGACAGCTCGCCTGGACGGAGGTGGCCGCCCGAACGGGAGCCTCCCAACAGCAGTTCGTCGAGATCGTCACGGCGCTTGCGCGCGGCCGGCGCGTCGTCGTCCTCGCCGGCCAAGGGCTCTTACGCAGCCCCGGCGGGTATCACGCGAGCCTGAATCTTCTGGATCTGCTCCTCCTGCTCGGGAAAGCCGCCGCCCCGGGCTGCGGCTTCGCGCCTCTGGCCGAAGAAAACAACGACCAGGGGGCGGTCGAAATGGGGGCCGTGGCCGAATGGCTGCCGGGAGCCCTCGACGTGTCGGACGAGACGGCTCGAAAGCGGATTGCACAGGTCTGGAAGGGGACTCCGCCCGATCAGCCCGGCGCGACGCTCATCGAGATGATCGAGCAGGCCGGGGCCGGTCGGCTCAAGGCCATGTTGATCGTCGGCGAAAATCCGGTGGCGAGCCTACCGGCTCATCTGGGTGTGAAGGACAAACTCGCAAAGCTGGACTTCCTCCTGTGTCAGGAACTGTTCCTCACGGAGACCGCGTCATTGGCGCATGTCGTGCTGCCGGCCGCGTCCGCCTTCGAGAAAGCCGGCACATTCACGAACTCCGAAGGGCACGCACAAGCCGTCCGCCCTGCGATCGAACCGGTCGGCGAAAGCCGCCCGGACTGGGACATCTTCTCGGCCCTGTCGATCTTGCTCGGCACGCCTTGGGAGTACGCAGACGCCAAAGATCTGCTGAAGGAAATCCGCAGCATCGTCCCCGGATATGGACCGCTCGGGCCGACACCCGTCTCGGCCAAGGTGGATCAGCAAGCGCTCGGCCGCTACCTCGCAGGGGGGTTTCGTCGGGACCTTGCCCACCGGTATACTCTGCCCCTCCCAACGAGCCGGCCGGCCGGTATGTTGACGTTGGGTCTCGTGCAGAGCCTGTTCCATTCTGGCAAGCTGTCGATTCGTTCGAAAGGATTGGTTCAGGTGGAAGCCGCGGGTATGTTGCGGCTCAACCCCGAAGACGCGGCACAGTTGACCGTAAGCGCCGGAGACCGCGTCACGCTGTCCAATGAACGGGGTTCCTGCACGACGACCGTGAAACTGCTCGACCGCGTCCCACGTGGTTTCGCGTGGTTCCCCGATCACTTCGCCCAGGACATGACTCAGTTATGCGAGATCACGATCGATAAGGAAACGAAGGTCCCGTCGTTCCGGGCGGCCCTCGTATCGGTCGTCAAGGTCGAGTAA